A segment of the Halorubrum sp. BV1 genome:
GTGAGAAACGTCCCGAACGTCCAGTTCGGAACTTCCTCGTACACATGGATGCGTCCGTGCTGGTCACTTTTTTCGACGAGTAGCGAGTACAACTCTCGATAGCCTGCTCTCGACCCCCGCCCGACGCGAATCGCAACGATCTTTTCGTTCGTCTCGTCTAACACTTCGAACATTCGATTGGGTGCTGCGTGAGCCATCGTTAGTGGGAGTGATTCGTCGTACCGACAGGGTCGGTATCGGGGTCGGCACGCCCGACGACCTCGACGGTTGCGTGATCGATTCTTCGATCCGTGAGATGATCGTGAACTCGCGCCCGGATCTCTCGTTGTTCTTCGAGAGTGGTCGCTGTCTCGATGAGCCGGACGGTTGCGACGGTGAGTTGACTACACACCTGCCAGACGTGGAGGTCCTCAACCTGGTCGACGCCGTCGAGTGTCGTCAATTCATCCTGAAGCTCTTCTGACGACACCGGGCTCCGTTCCAACAGGATCGAGGTGCTTTCCCGGAGAACGTTCCCGGCCGACGCGAGCACCACCAGCCCGATGACTACGGCCGCCATAGGGTCTGCGATGGGGAGATCGAACACTGCGACAGCGACAGTCGAGACGATTACCGCAACAGAGCCACCGGCGTCTCCGAGCAGGTGGTAGAACGCGCCCCGTTCGTTGAGGCTCATCTTATCACCTTGTAACACGTACACGGAGCCGATGTTTACCAGCAGTCCACCCGTCGCGATGATCAGCGTCAACTCCGGATTGATCGCTACCGGCTCAAGGAACCGCTGGTAGGACTTCCAGACGATGTATCCGACCATTGGAAGGAGCAAGACCCCGTTCAGGAAGGCCGCAACCGGCTCCAGTCGGTGGAGACCGTACGACCACGCCTCACCGCCCTGGAATCGTTCGGCGGTGTAGCTCGCCCCGAACGCCATCGCGTACGCAAGCATGTCGAACAGCATGTGGAGTGCGTCGCTGATGAGCGCCACCGAACCGAACAGGAGTCCACCAGCCAGCTCGACGGCGAAGCCGACGAAGTTGATAACGGCCACGAACGCCAACCGTCGAGTACTCTGCTCTGTCGTCTGACGCCGGTCCTCGTCGTCGTGCTCGTGCGTATGGAGGGACATCGTCTCGACCAGTGAAGAGTGGTTAGCTGTCGGCCACCGCGTCTCTATCGTCAGTCGCAGGACGGATCCGCGAGAGTCGCATCGCGTTTCCGGTCACCGCGGTCGTCATGCCGGCGTCTCCGGCGAGGACGGCGAGCCAGATCGGAACGTATCCGAAGGGGACCGCGAGCGCCAGTCCAGCCTTCACTCCGAGACTCGCCCAGATGTTCTGTCGGATGACGCCGTTCGCGTCGTTCGCGAGTTCGTAGAGGTACGGGAGCTTCGCGAGGTCGTCGCCCATCAGGGCGATGTCGGCCGTCTCTAACGCGGTGTCCGTCCCGGCCGCGCCCATCGCAACGCCCACCGTCGCCGTCGCGAGTGCCGGGGCGTCGTTGATGCCGTCACCGACCATCGCAACGCCGTCGTACTCGTCGACGAGCTCCTCGATCGCCGTCACCTTGTCCTCGGGGAGTAATTCGGCCTGGTACTCGTCGACGCCGACCTGCTCGGCGATCGCGCGGGCAGTCCGCTCGTTGTCACCCGTCAGCATCACCGTTCGGGCAACACCGAGCTGCTTCAGTCGCGCCACCGTTCGCTTCGCTTCCGGCCGAATCTCGTCGGCAACCGCGATGACGCCTTCGAGTTCGTCTTCGGTCCCAACGAGAACGACGGTCTTGCCTTCTGCTTGGAGTTCGGGAACGGTCTCTTCGAGGAGATCGAGACAGTTGTTCCGGTCACACATCTGTCGGGCTGTCTGCGTCACGACGCCACCCTCGGTCGTCGCGTGAACGTGCGACAGGTCGAACTCTAACTCCTCAAACAGACCCGGCTTGCCTGCGAAGTGAGGAGTCCCGTCGAGATCGGCGCGAACACCCTTTCCGGTGATGCTCTCGAAGTCATCAACCTCGCGCTCGGCAACCCCTGCGCTGCCGGCTTCGGCGACGATTGCCTCGCCGATGGGGTGTTCACTCCGTTGCTCGAGCCCGCGTGCACACCGGAGCACGTCCTCCTCCGAGTTCCCGTTCAAGGGAACGACGTCGGTGACGGTGAGTTCACCTTTGGTGAGGGTTCCCGTCTTGTCGAACGCGACGACGTCGACGGCTCCCATCGCTTCGAGGTGATTGCCGCCTTTGATCAGGACGCCGTTCTTCGCGGCGCTCGTAATTCCCGACACCACCGAGACGGGCGTCGAGATGACAAACGCACACGGGCAGGCCAGGACCAGTAAGGTCAGCCCGTAGACGACGGCCGTGGACCAGGTTGTGCCGAGGATGTACGGGCTTGCTAGTGTCGTCAGGATAGCGAAGACGACGACCACTGGCGTGTAGTACGTCGAGAAGCGCTCGACGAACTGCTCGCGCTCTGTCTTATTCGACTGTGCATCTTCGACCATCTCCACGATTCGGGAGAGCGTGTTATCGCCGGCCTCGGAGGTGACCTCCACCTCGAGATACCCCTCCTCGTTGATGGTGCCGGCGTACACTTCGTCGCCAGTCGTCTTGTCGACAGGGACGCTTTCACCCGTGATAGGTGCCTGGTTGACGGCGCTTTCACCGTCGACGACGCTTCCGTCCATCGGGATTTTCTCCCCTGGCTTGACGACGACGATGTCACCAACTGCGACCTCGTCGACGGGAATCGTCTCCGTGCTCCCGTTCCGCTTGACGGTCGCTTCATCCGGTGAGAGATCCATTAGCTCGCGGAGGGAGTTTCGGGCACGGTCCATCGAGTACCGCTCCAGCAGTTCCGCGATGCTGAACAGGAACGCGAGGGTGGCGGCCTCGAAGTAGAGTGCCTCGCCGAATGCGAGGCTCGCAACGAGTGCTCCGAGGATAGCCACCGACATCAGGAAGTCGATATCGAGGTTCAGATTTCGCGCCGAGTAGTAGCCGTTGCGAAGGATTTCCTGGCCGCCGGTGGCTACAGCAATCAGGAACAGGACGTCGGCAACCAGTAGCTCCGTACCAAAAAGACCTGCAATCTGTACATTCTGGCCGGTCAAGAAGAATTCGAAGAGTAAGCCGAGGGCGACGAATCCACCGCTCACCCACGTCTTGAGTGCGCGCGAACTCGTCCAGATACTCTCGCGCCCTCCGCCCGCTTCCTGACGTTCTGATTTGTCGCCTGTCGTATCCGTGACCTCATACCCAGCGCTTTCGATCGCGTCGATGACGTCAGCTTCCCCAGCCCTCGACGAATCGTACGTGACAACGACGGTTCCGGTCGTCGGCTTCGTCTCGTAAGTGGTCACTCCACCGACTCTGTCAAGAGCGTTTTCGATTTTGCCCGCACACGACGGACAATCCATTTCTGAAACCGTGAATTTCGAGGTGACCTCGCCGGTGTTCTCCACGGTGTATCCGGCCTTTTCAACCCGATCTTCGATCGCGGTGGCACTCGTTTGCTCGTCGTCGTACGAAACGGTCAATGTCCCTGTTGCCACTTGCGGGTCGACGCTCTGGATTCCGTCCAGTTTTTCGACGCTGTTTTCGACCTTTTTTGCACAGGACGGGCAATCCATCTCCGGGACGGAGAATTGTGCAACGTCTCCCTGGTCTATCGATGAGGTAACGTCATCACCATCTTGTCCTGTGTGCTGGATGTGCTCGTGATCATGGTCATGTGTATGACCCTGCTTGTGAGAATCCTCTCCGTGGTTGTGGGTATGATCCGGTAGTTCACCACTTCCGTCGTGGGATTCCTCGTTAGGTGAGGTCATTACGTACTGCTAGCTACTACAGACTTATTAAATCAGCTGCTATTAAAACCCCATATTATGATAATCTCTAATAAAATAACTGTATTGGATTATTAACTCAACCGTTAATTCGTCCCATCCCCCGGACCAAAGTCTGGATTGCTCGATACTCGCCGTGTTTGAACCCGAGGAGATGCGTACGGACTCAATACACGATGAGACCGACGCTGACCACATCACCAGTGGTATTCATTGGGCTCATCATCGTCTCCTCGTTACGATAGCGAGTGGGCCCACGATCACGTGACCCTTCGCCGTAACGAGAACTTGATTCTTCGATTACTTTACCCGAACTGTCCCGATCATTCCAGACCCCTCGTGTGGGATACAAAAGTACCTGTACGTGCCTGGTTCCTCAAACGTATACTCGTAATTTTCACCCGGAGCGATGAGCCCCTCGGTGACCCGATTCCTCGCAGCCCGCTCTGATTCAAAGCCACCACTTGCGAAGTACGCGGCTTCGTCTGGAATCTCGTCTTCATACGCTGTGACCGTGTGATCGATGTCACTCTCGTTCGTCCACGTAACCGTCTCGCTAGGTTCGATCGTCGCGATCTTCGGCTCAAATCTGAGGTCGCCGGGCATCGTGACGGTCTGGGCCGCCGAGGACTGTCCGCCCAGACACCCAGCCGTGCTAAGCATCGCTAGGGTGGCAGTGCTGAGTCGCAACACCGTTCGCCGATCGTAGAATTCGGGTGACATTGACACAGAGATGGGTGGTGCCGATTAGAGCACTACGAAGAGGTCGGTCACGTACATCACGCCGAGGCCGAGCAGGAACGCGAGCAGGTTCGTGGCGCTGGCCACCCGACCGCCTGCATCCCGAACCATACCCGCGATCTCCCAGTTGACCTGTAGGATCGCACCAACCCCGATCGCGAGGAAGAAGGCACCGATCGTCGGTGAGTACGCGAGACTACCGATCCACCCGCCGAGGATGACGGGGGAACCGGCGATGACGCCGAGCGCGGCGAAGTGTCTGAACGACGGGCGCTCTCCGCGGGCGACCGGTGCAACGACGGCCGGGCCTTCCGTCACGTTGTGGAGCATGAACCCGATCACGAGGAACGCGCCGAGCGACACACGTCCGAGTGCGAACGAACTCCCGATCGCCAGTCCTTCCGCGAGGTTGTGCAGGCCGATCCCGACCGCGACCAGATAGGCGATCCAGAGACCGCTACTCGCCCGACTGTCACCGGCGGCGACACGGCCTTTGCGCCACGCGCTGATTGCCTGAACGAGAGTGAGCGCGCCGAGGATCCCGAAGACGACCAAGAGGTTGCCCTCGTACGCGCCCGGAACTCGTTGAGCGAGTTCGAACGCCTCGAATCCGGCGTCGAACGCCAAGAAACCGAGGACGCCGGCCGCGAACAAGAGCACGGCGTGCAGCCATCGATCGCTCATCGTCTTGATGTAGGGGAACCACAGCATCCCTAATGCGACCGGGATCACACCGACGAACAGCCCGATGACTGCAAGCGTCCAGAGCAGACTGAGGCTGAATCCGGGTGCCTGACTCGGAGCGACGATCGTATTCTCGAATGTCGCTCCGTCAGAGAGTACGAGGGCGACGTTGAGATCCCACCCCGGATTCCAGTGATACGGGATCACGATCTGTGCGCTTTCCATTGGGGCGAGCGTTTGGTCGCCACCAGCTCCTTCTACCTGAAAATTCCAGTAGGCCTCATCGACGAGGACCTGTGCTATCGTCACGGAATCGGGCCCGTTGTTCGTTACATGTAACACGACCGTTTCGTCGCTCGGAAGCGTCGTGTGCGTGATCGTCACGTCGGGAAGCGGTTCACCACTCTGGCTCTGAATACTCGCGAGTGGTGACGTGAACGCGAACACACCCAAGACGAGCACGAGCAACACGATCGGGAGTATCGCGCTGACCCATCGCGGTAGTCCGAGCGGCTGTGTGACCTCGTTTTCAGTAGATACACCACCGTCTGGCGTCGGTTTTTGTGTCTTATCCGCCATGTTAGATCACCTCAAAGAAGCTCATCCAGCCGAGTTCGGCGAACTCGGACTGGTGGGCGTGGAACATGTACAGCCCGGGTTCGTGATCCGAGTAGTCGAGCTCGATGATACCGCGTTGCGCCTGCGTCTGCATGATCGTGTCCACGGTCTTGCGCGTCGGTGTCAGCGTCGTCCCGTGGTCATAGTAATCGAAGAACTGCGAGTGCGTGTGGAACGAGTTGATGAGGTCGAACTCAGTCGCATTGGAGAGATAGACGCGTTGCCGTTCGTTCTTGTCGATCTGGATGGGACGCTTCGTCTCGCCCGCCGTCCAGTTGCCGGTGCCGTCGGTACTACCGATCCCGTATGCGAACGCCCGTGTGTTCGCCGCGTAGACCTCGTTCCCGCCGTCGAAGTTGGTGTCGAACGAATTCATCACCATGACCATCTCGTTGACGGCGTCGTTTTCGGCGTACTCGTGGTTCCGGCTCTTCGCCTCTTCGACGAACCGCGTCCGCATGTCGTCGGTAATTGGGCCAGGGTAGTTGACGTAGTCGCGTGGATTCTCCCTGACGCGTTCGGGGTCCGGATCGACAATGATCGTGCCGTAGAGTCCACGGTGGATGTGTTCTTTCAGTGGAAGCGAGTGACAGTGATAGAAGTGAGTACCGGCGGGCTGGGCGATCCACTCGTAGGTGAACGACTCACCCGTATCGAGGACGCCCGGTCCATTCTGGGGAATCCCGTCCATTCGCGGGTTGAGGTTCTTCAGGTGTGGATGAATCGTGTGTGCGTGTCGTCCCAGATTGGTGAACTTCACGCGGATCAGGTCACCTTCGACGGCGCGGATCGTCGGGCCCGGTACCTGGCCGTTGTACGCCCACGCTTGAAACTCGACACCCGGCGCAATCGTGATCGTCGTGTCGACGGCAGTAAACTCGAATTCCCGTACGGTTTGGCCGTCCTCTTCGTAGACCTGTTGGGGAACGTTATCCTGTCCGCTCTCTCCGGTATTGAACGCGGTGAGGAACTCGTGAGGGTCGAAATCCAAATCTCGGTATTCACCCACCGCACCGAAGTTACCGTGTTCATCCTCATCGTCATGATCGGATGAGGCACTTGCCCGAGAACTACCGAGTCCGACTGCTGCACTCCCGGCAACACCAAGACCGCCAAGGACTGTGCGGCGACTGACACTCGTATCACCGGTGAGTGATTCAACCAGTTGCTGCTCGAGGCGTTCTGTGACGTCTGCTGCGCTACTGTAATCTATCGATGGCATGATCTCCTCCGCTGGTCAAGCCTTCGCGTACCCATACACGTCTATTGTACCACCCAATATATAAATTAGACCTATCTAAACTTAGATTGAGTCTAAACCAATCACTTCGCTAATGGAGAATCATCAGTTTAGTTTGAAGCCCCAGTGAGCGTTTGAGCGGATATGGATCGGGACACTTCTTCTGGGAGTGCAACTCGTTCGTCGGTGCCATCGGGATCAAGCGTCACCATCCCAAATGAGGTAGTCTCAACAATTTCGACAACAGTTGTTGGGGTAATCCCGTGTTCAGACAGGTACCGGAGTAGATCTGGGTCATTGTCTGGCACCCGTTCGATTCGAACCTTGTCGCCAACCTGCTGATCAGCGAGGGTTTCACCGGATTGTAGCGGTGAAACGTCCAGATCCGCTGTGGGAATCGGGTCGCCATGTGGGTCAACTGCCGGATTCCCTAACTGCTCTGCAATTCTGTCGGCAAATTGACTACTGATATGGTGTTCGAGGCGATCGGCTTCGTCGTGTACCTCAGCCCAATCGTACTCAAGGCGCTCCGTCAGGTATCGTTCTAAGAGCCGATGGTGGCGAATAATTTCGAGCGCGACAGGAACTCCAGTGTCTGTGAGTACAACGCCCTTGTAGGGTTCGTAATGGACAAAATCGCGCTCGGCCAATTTTTTCACCATACTGGTGACTGACGGTTGTTCTACATCCATATGCTCAGCGAGCGTCGAGGTCCGCACCCGTTCATCCGTTTCGTCCTGGAGGTAATAGATTGCTTTGAGATAGTCCTCCATGATGGCGCTCAGCATTAGAGAGAAATTAGACGGGGCTAAGTTTATAATTTGCCCTAGGAATAATTCGTCTTGTCGCCAGCTGTGGGCGTAAGTCTGAGATGGGGCCGGCTATCGCCACGGTCAACACTGGCGCATTGATTTTCCGTATCTTCCTGTTGTGTTACTCGCTGACACACAGAATGACAAAACCGAGAGTTCGAACCTTTATAACATAGACACGAGAAGTCCGCGATGGAATCTCTGACCTCATCGTCAAAGCAGCCGTGAAGGACGCACTCTCGGACCACAACGTCTCGGCAGATTTCTACGACGCCCTCAACGAAGAGGTCGCCGAACTGCTCGACGACGCCGCAGAGCGTGCCGAGGCCAACGACCGGAAGACGGTCCAGCCCCGCGACCTCTAATTCGGAAGGAACTACACCAACGCTCGAAGTCACTCCCCGTTTTAAGGGGGTTGTGATTGGAAGGTACTCCCATGAGTGTCACAGCCGAATCAATTCAAGTCGAGAATGTGGTTGCGTCGTCCGATATCGGTCAAGAACTCGATCTCGAAACACTTTCTGAGGATTTAGGGGCCACCGACTACGACCCCGATAACTTCCCTGGACTCGTGTATCGGATGCACGATCCCAAAGCCGCAGCGCTCATTTTCCGCTCGGGGAAAGTCGTCTGTACGGGTGCAAAAAGCGTCGACAATGTGACGACTGCGTTGGAATACGTCTTCGACGAACTCCGTGAATTGGGTGTCGATGTCGCTACCACCCCAGATATCGAAATCCAAAATATTGTCTCAAGTGGGGACCTCGACCACACACTCAATTTGAATGCGATTGCGATCGGCCTAGGTCTCGAACACATCGAATACGAACCAGAGCAGTTCCCGGGGCTCGTCTACCGGCTTGACGACCCAGACGTCGTCGCACTCCTCTTCGGGAGTGGCAAGCTCGTCATCACGGGCGGAAAACAGCTTGACGATGCTGAACAAGCGCTTACAGTGATCGAAAACCGGCTGACTGATCTCGGGTTACTAGAGTAATTCAAGGACACAGAACAGTTGGCAGGGTACACTGGCACTGAGGGGTACATTTTTGAATCTGCTCTCTCCGTCTTAAGTTAGTGCGATGGCTGATGCCGAACGAGAGGTAGATGATGCCCTGTCCGGGAATGTTCTTTCAGTCCAAGAGCTGAACGACCGAATTGCATCGGTCGTCCAGGACACGCCTGCCCTCAACGGCGTCCGTTGTATTGGCGAGGTCACGGATCTCCACCAGAACAGTACCGCCCTCTATTTCACCCTGACAGACGGTAACGCCGAGCTTCCCTGTATGCTCTGGGCGAACCGCTATCAGAAGATGGACGCTGACCTCGAGGACGGGACGGAGGTCATCCTCGAAGGCGATATCGACTACTGGACAGAGGGTGGGAAAATCGACCTCAAGCCGTGGGAGGTGATCGTCGTCGGCGACGGCGACCAGGCGGCTGCCGTCGAGCGACTGCGAAGCGAACTCGAAGAGCGTGGCTGGTTCGACGACGAGCAGAAACAACAGCCGCCTGCGTTCCCGGAGCGGGTCGGTGTCGTCACGTCCCTTCGAGGAGATGCCCGGTACGACATCCAGAACGCGATCCACGGACAGGACCCCACCGTCGACATCCTGGTGAAGGACGCCACCGTCCAGGGGTCAGAGGCGCCGATGTCCATTGCGAACGGTATCCACCATCTCGACCGCTCGGAGGACGTCGACGCCATCATCGTCGGCCGCGGCGGTGGGAGTGATTCGAACCTCCAAGCGTTCAACACCGAGCGGGTCGCGGAGGCGATCTTCACCGCCAATACCCCGGTTGTCACCGCAATTGGACATACTGATGACCGCCTTATCGCGGATCAGGTGGCGGACGTCGCGACGATCACGCCGACAGCCGCCGGCGAGTATATCGTAAACTCCCGCCAAGAGTTCCTTGGGAGTGAGATCGAGCCGCTGGAGCAACAGCTCGACGCCGCGTACGAAACCTTCCAGCAGGAGCACGAACATGAACGAGAGCTTGCCGAAGCAGTCGACGAGGCGGCCGCATCCGAGGGGCTCCCGCCGGTCTACTACAAGGCCGCAATCGCTGTGCTGCTGTTGCTGTTGTTGGCCATCACTGGGCTTTGGTTGGGGGTGATCTAAGCGTGGTAAACGACCAAGAGATCCACGATCGGCTGGCCCGTGTCGAAGAAATCATTGAGCAGCTCGATGCGGACGAGTGTGACCTCGATGAAGGGACAAGGCTTCACGAGGAAGGTCAGGAACTCTTGGCCGAGGTGCGAGAAATCCTCGACAACGGGTGTGGAGAGGTCGTGGAACTCGAGTAGAGCGCCATTTAGTCTTAACCAACAATCAATGGCATCTAACTCTATTGTTGGTTAACGGTACCTTTGCAGGGTGAACGAGCTCTCCGATTATAATTTACTTTAGAGTTTTGCGCCAGTTGGTAGCCAGAAAGTATTTACCTCACATACAACTACCACGTCAACGTGTACCACGATTTAATCGGTGCATACCTGAACCCGCACACATGATTACACGGTCAGTCACCATCGAAGACATCGATGAGCTGTACCTGATGTGGAACGACCACATCAACGCCTCGGCCCTCTATCGCCGCGCCCTCCGCGAAGAGATGGCGGTTCGGGATGTCGATCCCGACGAGCTTCGAGACCTTTTCGAACGGGCCCGCGAACAGGGCTACAGCAAAGACGAAATCGTCGCCGAGACCAATCGATACGCCGATCTCAAGACACTCGTCGACGACGCAGAGGAGTAACCCACTATGTCACAGGACACCACTCCCTCCGAAACGACTCCGAATCGCGCCGAAAGCCAGTCGACGGCGGCAAGTAGGCTCCCCAAGCAGGCGGCACTCGTCATCGTCTTCCTGAGCCTGTTCGCTGTGGAACCCGCCGCTGCACAGACGAACGCCGTCTGCAGTGCGGACAACCTCCCGGGTATGATCGAAGGCTTCTTCCAGCTTACCACGGCGCTGGGCATTGTCGGCCTCGCAGTCGTGTGGCAGGCTGACTCCCTTATCGAGATGTTCACGATCACACCCGACCAGAAGAAGGGACTCAAGCGCCACAAGCGCTCCGCGATGAAGTCTGCGGTCGTTCTTGTCGCGCTCGGGCCACTCTACACCGTCGCTGGATCGATGATGAACCTCCCGCTGGCGCAGTGCGTCGACCTCGCCCCCTGGTAGGCGACTACCACCCCGTCGCGAGCCCCCATGAAACAACGAGAGCTCTCCGTGCTAATGGCCGCCCTGTTCGTGACGAGCCTAGTCACCGGTCTCGTTACTGCAAGCCCGCCACGGCCAGGCACGGAGGGGAATGGGCTCACAGAGAATGAATCAGCGACGCTGTGGTCTCGCGACGCGGACAACTACATCAGCCAGGAGGAGTACCAGCAGCGATACGGCGAGAGCCGGACCGCGATGCACCAACTCGCAAACGGGACGGACATCACGTTCACGCGCCCGACGACGACAGCTGCAACGTGGACGCGAAACGACTTCGCTGATCTCGAAGCCGGTGGGTCGGATACGTCCGTGCATCCGCGCCACGCGTCGCTCGAAGACGGGGTGTTCATCGAGGACGCCCACGCCACGGTATTCGCAGTGCAGCCGTCGACGCGAGGTCACTTGGAGTCGGGTGAATCCCCGCTCTATATCGCGCCGAACGGCACGATGCGGGGGTTCGTGGACTATCGTGTTCGCGTCCCGAACGGAAGCTCTTCAGGGAACACGACCATCGAGTGGTCGCTCACGAGCAGCGAAGTCGAGGAGGTTCGGTTGCAGAAGGACGGCGAAACCATCGTCGAGCGCGACGGCTCGCACACGCCGGCCCTTGATTACCAGATCGAGGATGACTGGAGTACAAACCTCACGCTCGAAGCCGAGATCAGCGTCCGGTTGAAGAAGACCACGCGAATCGACCGAGGCGACGAGACCGATGTCGAGATCACGTATCGTACCGAGTCGCTCAACGTCTCGGATTCGATCGCCGTCGAGATCTACGACCTCTCGGCGTACCCCTACTACGCCGAGTATCCCAATGGTGACGCCGGTGTGGCTATCTTCCAGTCCAGACCGTGGCAAGGGTACACGCTCACGGAGAACGGAAGCGCACGAGTGCGTGGCGTCTGGCGGTTCTACACCGCTCGGAACACCAACTGGGATACACTCGTCAGGTCGAATCGGACTGACAGCGCCACCGTCGAGTCGGATGCGATTCCAGTCTATGTTCACGCGTACCCGTCGCGAATCGGCCCGCGTGCCGAACCAGTTCGCGATGGCCCAGAGATCATCGACACCTGGGGCACTGACCGACCGTCTCCGGACGGCACGCTCGGCGAGGACATCAACATCGACATCGTCAACCAGTCGTACACGACGACGTACGGTGTTGCGGTTCGCGCGGAGAACGTCGACCGCGACGCGCTCCAGGTGGCGGGGATCGTGCGGGGTGTGAACGCCTCGATTGTGGCACCTGACGCTGGCTCAGAGCGGCAGCTCCGGCGCAGTAATCTGACTGTTGAGGTGCTCCAGCAGAACGAAAGCCAGGCCACACTCCGCATCGAGCTCCGGGATAACGAGACCGGCGCACCAATCGTGCTCAGCGATCCCGACCGACGATATCCAATCGGCGGGAACACTCGCAACGGCTACATCACCGTCGCGGAGCAACGCGTCGAGACCAACGCCTCCGGGGTGGCGATCGTGACGATCGACGAGCCGGGCATCTACACGGCTCGGTATCACCCAGGCTCGTGGCTCGGGCACGACCCCGCATATGTGAGTGCGACGGCTACTGCTCGCTGGCATCCGCTCGGCACCATCGACGGCTGGTTCGCGTTCATTTTCGAGGTGGGCTGGCAGCTCATCCCGTTCTTCGTGATGTTCTACGCTGGCAAGCGACTTCTCCGAATGCTCGGTCCAGAAGACATCTTCCAGCGAAACCCATAGCCCATGACTCAAAACCATCCACACATCAGTCGGCGAACCGCCCTCCGAACAGTCGCAGGTGCTGCGCTCGTAAGCGTCGCTGGCTGTCTGAACGACAATGGCGGCTCTGGGACGCCTGGTGACGGAACGACCTCTCCAGATGGCAAAGGCCCACTCACGCGTATTACTATTGAGGGGACAACACTCGTCGTCGAACTCTCCGAAGAGGCCGACGTCGACCAAGTCAACCTCATCCAGCCGAACGGCGAGCTATTCGGGAAGCGTGACGTAGCCGCAGGTGCTCAGCAGGTCTCATTCGAGATTGGCACCGCGTATGCGCCCGGTGAGTACCGGATTGTCGCACTGAAGGGCGAGGAGACAGTAGTTGAGACCACGACTGAACTCCGTCCAGAGATGCAGATACAGGATGTTGGACTCTATCGGAATAATCCAGATAAACCGTGGGACGAAGTCTATGGTGAGAGCGAGACTGACCGGATCAAGAATGGCGAGGCATTCGTCACGGTAGAGAACACAGGAAGTGGTCCGGAAGCGATAACTGAACTAATCTTCTCCGGGGACGTTCCCAATCCAATTGAGAACCCCAGAGGCAGTGGAATGCACGAAATAGACCGGGTAGTAGTCTCCCCTGGCGAGACGGCCGACCTGTTCAGTAATTCGT
Coding sequences within it:
- a CDS encoding heavy metal translocating P-type ATPase; translation: MTSPNEESHDGSGELPDHTHNHGEDSHKQGHTHDHDHEHIQHTGQDGDDVTSSIDQGDVAQFSVPEMDCPSCAKKVENSVEKLDGIQSVDPQVATGTLTVSYDDEQTSATAIEDRVEKAGYTVENTGEVTSKFTVSEMDCPSCAGKIENALDRVGGVTTYETKPTTGTVVVTYDSSRAGEADVIDAIESAGYEVTDTTGDKSERQEAGGGRESIWTSSRALKTWVSGGFVALGLLFEFFLTGQNVQIAGLFGTELLVADVLFLIAVATGGQEILRNGYYSARNLNLDIDFLMSVAILGALVASLAFGEALYFEAATLAFLFSIAELLERYSMDRARNSLRELMDLSPDEATVKRNGSTETIPVDEVAVGDIVVVKPGEKIPMDGSVVDGESAVNQAPITGESVPVDKTTGDEVYAGTINEEGYLEVEVTSEAGDNTLSRIVEMVEDAQSNKTEREQFVERFSTYYTPVVVVFAILTTLASPYILGTTWSTAVVYGLTLLVLACPCAFVISTPVSVVSGITSAAKNGVLIKGGNHLEAMGAVDVVAFDKTGTLTKGELTVTDVVPLNGNSEEDVLRCARGLEQRSEHPIGEAIVAEAGSAGVAEREVDDFESITGKGVRADLDGTPHFAGKPGLFEELEFDLSHVHATTEGGVVTQTARQMCDRNNCLDLLEETVPELQAEGKTVVLVGTEDELEGVIAVADEIRPEAKRTVARLKQLGVARTVMLTGDNERTARAIAEQVGVDEYQAELLPEDKVTAIEELVDEYDGVAMVGDGINDAPALATATVGVAMGAAGTDTALETADIALMGDDLAKLPYLYELANDANGVIRQNIWASLGVKAGLALAVPFGYVPIWLAVLAGDAGMTTAVTGNAMRLSRIRPATDDRDAVADS
- a CDS encoding plastocyanin/azurin family copper-binding protein gives rise to the protein MLSTAGCLGGQSSAAQTVTMPGDLRFEPKIATIEPSETVTWTNESDIDHTVTAYEDEIPDEAAYFASGGFESERAARNRVTEGLIAPGENYEYTFEEPGTYRYFCIPHEGSGMIGTVRVK
- a CDS encoding ZIP family metal transporter encodes the protein MADKTQKPTPDGGVSTENEVTQPLGLPRWVSAILPIVLLVLVLGVFAFTSPLASIQSQSGEPLPDVTITHTTLPSDETVVLHVTNNGPDSVTIAQVLVDEAYWNFQVEGAGGDQTLAPMESAQIVIPYHWNPGWDLNVALVLSDGATFENTIVAPSQAPGFSLSLLWTLAVIGLFVGVIPVALGMLWFPYIKTMSDRWLHAVLLFAAGVLGFLAFDAGFEAFELAQRVPGAYEGNLLVVFGILGALTLVQAISAWRKGRVAAGDSRASSGLWIAYLVAVGIGLHNLAEGLAIGSSFALGRVSLGAFLVIGFMLHNVTEGPAVVAPVARGERPSFRHFAALGVIAGSPVILGGWIGSLAYSPTIGAFFLAIGVGAILQVNWEIAGMVRDAGGRVASATNLLAFLLGLGVMYVTDLFVVL
- a CDS encoding multicopper oxidase domain-containing protein, whose translation is MPSIDYSSAADVTERLEQQLVESLTGDTSVSRRTVLGGLGVAGSAAVGLGSSRASASSDHDDEDEHGNFGAVGEYRDLDFDPHEFLTAFNTGESGQDNVPQQVYEEDGQTVREFEFTAVDTTITIAPGVEFQAWAYNGQVPGPTIRAVEGDLIRVKFTNLGRHAHTIHPHLKNLNPRMDGIPQNGPGVLDTGESFTYEWIAQPAGTHFYHCHSLPLKEHIHRGLYGTIIVDPDPERVRENPRDYVNYPGPITDDMRTRFVEEAKSRNHEYAENDAVNEMVMVMNSFDTNFDGGNEVYAANTRAFAYGIGSTDGTGNWTAGETKRPIQIDKNERQRVYLSNATEFDLINSFHTHSQFFDYYDHGTTLTPTRKTVDTIMQTQAQRGIIELDYSDHEPGLYMFHAHQSEFAELGWMSFFEVI
- a CDS encoding cation diffusion facilitator family transporter, with protein sequence MSLHTHEHDDEDRRQTTEQSTRRLAFVAVINFVGFAVELAGGLLFGSVALISDALHMLFDMLAYAMAFGASYTAERFQGGEAWSYGLHRLEPVAAFLNGVLLLPMVGYIVWKSYQRFLEPVAINPELTLIIATGGLLVNIGSVYVLQGDKMSLNERGAFYHLLGDAGGSVAVIVSTVAVAVFDLPIADPMAAVVIGLVVLASAGNVLRESTSILLERSPVSSEELQDELTTLDGVDQVEDLHVWQVCSQLTVATVRLIETATTLEEQREIRARVHDHLTDRRIDHATVEVVGRADPDTDPVGTTNHSH